The following coding sequences lie in one Candidatus Omnitrophota bacterium genomic window:
- the dusB gene encoding tRNA dihydrouridine synthase DusB, whose amino-acid sequence MIRIGDKVFQTNVFLAPLAGCSDLPFRLICREHGALMAFFEMISSDALVREREKTLSMLKSVPADSPVAGQLLGSDAELMLDAALKMKEHADVEFIDINAACPVRKVVVNGQGAALFKTPEKLFAIIKILALKSGLPVTVKLRTGFDKSDTRALIDVVRGCEGAGVSAIFLHGRTRAQMYGGDVDYEAIKMAKENLSVPLFASGNILSAPLANKMFEETGCDGIIVARGAMGNPWIFKDINGFLKNGLCSPKPGKKQRIETLKKHLSYIRKYSDLTDSSVIGLMRKAALWYLKDFASAAAARGKVTGSQNYEELLKVLDKLQI is encoded by the coding sequence ATGATAAGAATTGGCGATAAAGTCTTTCAAACGAATGTGTTTTTGGCTCCGCTTGCCGGCTGCTCGGATCTGCCCTTCAGGCTGATATGCAGGGAACACGGCGCGCTGATGGCTTTTTTCGAGATGATATCCTCCGACGCTCTCGTCAGGGAAAGGGAAAAGACGCTGAGTATGCTCAAGAGCGTCCCGGCTGACAGTCCCGTGGCAGGCCAGCTTCTCGGCTCCGACGCCGAGCTCATGCTTGATGCCGCGCTGAAGATGAAAGAACACGCGGATGTCGAGTTTATAGATATAAACGCCGCGTGCCCGGTGAGAAAAGTTGTGGTAAACGGTCAGGGCGCCGCGCTTTTTAAAACGCCGGAAAAACTTTTCGCTATAATAAAAATCCTTGCGCTGAAATCAGGGCTCCCTGTTACTGTTAAGCTCAGGACGGGTTTTGACAAAAGCGATACAAGAGCCCTCATCGATGTCGTGAGGGGCTGTGAGGGCGCCGGGGTATCCGCCATATTTCTGCACGGCCGCACGCGCGCTCAGATGTACGGCGGCGATGTGGATTATGAGGCCATAAAAATGGCGAAAGAAAACCTGAGCGTTCCTTTGTTCGCTTCCGGCAATATCCTATCCGCGCCTCTGGCGAATAAGATGTTTGAAGAGACGGGCTGCGACGGTATTATCGTCGCACGAGGGGCCATGGGGAATCCCTGGATATTCAAAGACATAAACGGTTTTCTTAAAAACGGCCTGTGCTCTCCGAAGCCGGGAAAAAAACAGCGCATAGAAACTCTGAAAAAACATCTTTCGTATATCAGGAAATATTCGGATCTCACCGATTCATCGGTGATAGGGCTGATGAGAAAGGCGGCCCTGTGGTATCTGAAAGATTTTGCTTCCGCCGCCGCCGCCCGCGGGAAGGTGACGGGCTCTCAAAATTATGAGGAACTGCTTAAGGTTCTGGATAAATTACAAATTTAA
- the thiE gene encoding thiamine phosphate synthase, protein MRGYYFITDSALSRAGVLDDVSLAVKCGVGVVQYREKNASTKILFEEASRLREICRNAALIINDRIDIALAVSADGAHIGQDDMPLDEARRLLGKDKIIGVTVHNEDEARAAERLGADYLGISPVFATSTKKDAGASCGIELIKRIRSFSKLPLVAIGGINFDNAREVISAGADALCAISAVASSSDPAGAIRRFQKLFQLAPQLVPGI, encoded by the coding sequence ATCAGGGGCTATTACTTCATCACGGATTCCGCCTTGAGCCGGGCGGGTGTGCTCGATGATGTTTCTCTTGCCGTGAAATGCGGCGTCGGGGTCGTCCAGTACAGGGAGAAAAACGCTTCAACAAAAATCCTTTTTGAAGAAGCCTCGCGCCTGAGGGAGATATGCCGGAATGCGGCGCTCATAATAAACGACAGGATAGACATAGCTTTAGCCGTTTCGGCGGATGGCGCGCACATAGGCCAGGACGATATGCCGCTGGACGAGGCCCGGCGGCTCCTTGGTAAAGATAAAATAATAGGCGTCACCGTGCATAACGAGGATGAGGCGCGCGCAGCCGAGCGTCTCGGCGCTGATTATCTGGGGATAAGCCCTGTCTTTGCCACATCCACAAAGAAAGACGCCGGCGCCTCCTGCGGGATCGAGCTGATAAAAAGAATAAGATCTTTTTCAAAACTGCCTCTTGTCGCCATAGGCGGAATAAATTTTGACAATGCGCGGGAAGTCATCTCCGCCGGTGCCGACGCCCTGTGCGCCATATCGGCGGTGGCCTCATCGTCTGATCCCGCCGGGGCCATCAGGCGTTTTCAAAAGCTCTTTCAATTGGCGCCGCAATTGGTGCCGGGTATTTAG
- a CDS encoding nucleoside kinase — protein MEKHKDFYIALERGRVSFNTKHGAEIYRRSLSILLECAIHELYPDSSLHVGQTLMNGYFYEINGGERITSSFINSVSRRMREIIASDEKFTRVRMKKGRVMRLCRKYGREDKYNAVRYLPDAEIDIVFLRGYFDFMLAETVYSAGSIRTFRLVRYNHGFILQFPVRGDIEKLPATKDRQKKLYRVYMETKEWNRILGIQNAGDLNCAIADGSIRTLINVQEAFHERKIVEIANMIKASFPRRRIICVAGPSSSGKTTFIKRLGVQLRADGLKSTEISLDNYFHSREKTPRTKDGDYDFESVRALDLKFLRRQMQELLEGKEIRLQEYDFKLGRRKYTGRRLRLERDSLVLIEGIHALNPAILPNIPSGKFFKIFVSALTQLGIDNDNRIFTSDSRLIRRIVRDNKFRGYSASDSIKRFPKVREGEDRYIFPFQRTCDVFFNSSLIYEQAVIKPLVEKLLKNVKKTDDSYFEARRLLYFLRFFLVIPPKRVPHNSILREFIGESAFHY, from the coding sequence ATGGAAAAACACAAAGATTTTTATATAGCGCTTGAGCGCGGCAGGGTCAGTTTCAACACTAAGCACGGCGCCGAGATCTACCGCCGCAGTTTGTCCATACTGCTCGAGTGCGCCATACACGAGCTTTACCCTGATTCTTCCCTGCATGTGGGACAGACACTGATGAACGGTTATTTCTATGAGATAAACGGCGGCGAGAGAATCACTTCGTCGTTTATCAACAGTGTCTCCCGCCGCATGAGAGAGATAATCGCCTCGGACGAAAAATTCACCAGGGTGAGGATGAAGAAAGGTCGTGTTATGAGGCTCTGCCGGAAATACGGCAGGGAGGATAAATATAACGCCGTGCGCTATCTGCCGGACGCGGAAATAGATATCGTTTTTTTACGGGGCTATTTTGACTTTATGCTGGCCGAAACTGTTTATTCGGCCGGGAGCATCAGAACTTTCCGTCTTGTCAGATACAACCACGGCTTTATACTGCAGTTCCCCGTGAGGGGCGATATAGAAAAACTGCCCGCTACCAAAGACAGGCAGAAAAAACTTTACAGAGTGTATATGGAAACCAAAGAATGGAACCGTATTCTCGGGATACAAAACGCCGGCGATCTTAACTGCGCCATCGCGGACGGCTCCATCAGGACTTTGATAAACGTGCAGGAGGCTTTTCACGAACGCAAGATAGTTGAAATAGCTAATATGATAAAGGCCTCCTTTCCGCGCAGGAGAATAATATGCGTGGCAGGGCCTTCTTCTTCGGGTAAAACGACATTTATAAAAAGGCTGGGCGTCCAGCTTCGGGCCGACGGGCTCAAGTCCACGGAAATATCGCTTGACAACTATTTCCACTCGCGCGAAAAAACCCCCCGCACGAAGGACGGTGATTACGATTTTGAGTCGGTCCGCGCGCTGGATCTCAAATTCCTGAGACGCCAGATGCAGGAGCTCCTTGAGGGTAAAGAGATACGCCTCCAGGAATATGATTTTAAGCTGGGCCGCCGTAAATACACAGGCCGCCGGCTGCGGCTGGAGAGGGATTCGCTGGTGCTCATAGAAGGGATACACGCCCTCAACCCCGCGATACTGCCGAATATACCGTCGGGGAAATTTTTCAAAATTTTTGTCAGCGCCCTCACGCAGCTGGGGATAGATAACGACAACAGGATTTTTACTTCGGATTCGCGTCTGATAAGGCGCATTGTCAGAGACAATAAATTCAGGGGCTATTCGGCTTCGGACTCAATAAAGCGCTTTCCGAAAGTGAGGGAAGGCGAAGACAGATACATATTTCCTTTTCAGCGCACCTGCGATGTCTTCTTCAATTCCTCGCTGATATACGAGCAGGCGGTTATAAAGCCGCTGGTTGAAAAACTGCTCAAAAATGTGAAGAAGACGGATGATTCCTATTTTGAGGCGAGGCGGCTTTTATATTTCTTGCGTTTTTTTCTGGTCATACCGCCCAAGAGAGTGCCGCACAATTCCATACTCAGGGAATTCATAGGCGAGAGCGCCTTCCATTATTGA
- a CDS encoding DUF933 domain-containing protein: MKIYLSGLAFDEGKVKYNDERLIKLSDKFKPKKVAPFFAELTTADPEQADAIAVRKETLLDLLIPDMEKLEGRLARSESQDEKKLLVKCIRAMEEEKVLCDLELSVDEKNILKALAPLTFKPTVVIDGDISTDELIASVLKKAGIIFFYTAGKDECKAWPVEKNSNAVTCAGKIHSDLARGFIRADVVPFDGMMSVFNMHEAKEKGLVKTVEKNHIIEDGDIIEIKFNV; this comes from the coding sequence ATGAAAATATATTTGAGCGGATTGGCTTTTGACGAGGGGAAGGTGAAATACAATGACGAACGCCTGATAAAACTCAGCGACAAATTCAAGCCGAAAAAAGTCGCGCCGTTTTTCGCGGAACTCACAACGGCTGATCCCGAACAGGCGGACGCGATCGCCGTGCGGAAAGAGACTCTCCTTGATTTACTGATCCCCGACATGGAAAAACTGGAAGGGCGTCTGGCGAGGAGCGAAAGTCAGGACGAAAAAAAACTTCTCGTAAAATGCATCCGGGCCATGGAAGAAGAAAAAGTCCTCTGCGATCTGGAATTGAGCGTCGACGAAAAAAACATTCTCAAAGCCCTCGCTCCCCTGACCTTTAAACCCACAGTGGTGATTGACGGAGATATCTCAACGGACGAACTCATCGCCAGCGTCTTGAAAAAAGCCGGCATCATATTCTTCTACACGGCCGGGAAAGACGAATGCAAGGCCTGGCCGGTGGAAAAGAATTCTAACGCCGTCACCTGCGCGGGAAAAATACACAGCGACCTCGCGCGCGGTTTTATACGCGCGGATGTGGTGCCCTTCGACGGCATGATGAGCGTTTTCAACATGCACGAGGCCAAAGAAAAAGGTCTTGTCAAAACCGTGGAAAAGAACCACATCATTGAAGACGGGGACATAATAGAGATAAAATTCAACGTCTGA
- the thiM gene encoding hydroxyethylthiazole kinase: protein MSTWELLEKVRKEKPLVHHITNWVTIYDCANIVKSFGASPVMAHAQEEAADMASLASALVLNIGTLTIELIEAMKLAAGAANKKGIPVVLDVCGAGATRFRDEKVYEILESVKVNIIKGNASEIARVTGMEVKTKGVDSGSVDADLSVMASELAAKKSCTVVITGKEDIISDASRVYKVSNGTDMMGTIVGTGCMAASVIGTFAAVNKDLARASASALVCFGIAAEIASEICTGTGSFKNDLFDCVYNLNRQQIETLEKLA from the coding sequence ATGAGCACATGGGAATTGCTGGAAAAAGTGAGAAAGGAAAAACCGCTGGTACATCACATAACCAACTGGGTGACGATCTATGATTGCGCAAATATTGTCAAATCTTTCGGCGCGAGCCCCGTCATGGCCCACGCACAAGAGGAAGCCGCGGACATGGCTTCTCTCGCCTCGGCGCTGGTGCTCAATATAGGAACGCTGACAATCGAACTGATAGAAGCCATGAAACTGGCCGCTGGCGCCGCCAACAAAAAGGGCATTCCCGTCGTGCTGGATGTCTGCGGGGCGGGAGCGACGCGTTTCAGGGACGAAAAGGTCTATGAGATCCTGGAAAGCGTTAAAGTGAATATCATTAAAGGCAACGCTTCTGAGATCGCGCGCGTGACGGGAATGGAAGTGAAGACCAAGGGCGTTGACAGCGGCTCTGTGGACGCCGATCTTTCCGTGATGGCCTCTGAACTGGCCGCGAAAAAATCCTGTACGGTCGTTATCACGGGCAAAGAGGATATTATCTCGGACGCTTCCCGGGTTTATAAGGTGTCAAACGGCACGGATATGATGGGAACGATCGTGGGCACAGGATGCATGGCCGCCTCCGTCATCGGAACTTTTGCCGCGGTGAATAAGGATCTTGCCCGCGCCTCGGCCTCGGCGCTGGTCTGTTTCGGCATAGCCGCCGAAATCGCTTCTGAGATTTGCACGGGCACGGGTAGTTTCAAAAATGACCTGTTTGACTGTGTGTATAATCTGAACAGGCAGCAGATAGAAACACTGGAAAAGCTCGCGTGA
- the nifJ gene encoding pyruvate:ferredoxin (flavodoxin) oxidoreductase, translated as MKKNMQAIDGNTAAAHVAYAFSEVAAIYPITPSTTMGELSEQWSAQGRKNLFGEKLNVIEMQSESGAAGAVHGSLSAGALTTTFTASQGLMLMLPNMHKIAGELLPAVFHVSARSLACQSLSIFGDHSDVMSARNTGFAMLASSSIQEAMDLAIVCHLATLESSIPFMHFFDGFRTSNEIQKVEVLPYELMAELLDMQYIEKFRARCMNPNRPYAKVGAENPDVYFQGRETVNRYYDAIPEIVKKYMVAVGKKIGRDYKLFEYTGAPDADKIIIAMGSGCETIEETVEYLNKRGEKVGAVKVRLYRPFSVKDFVSVIPKSVKKIAVLDRTKEPGSIGEPLYLDTVAALKGKDIKIIGGRYGLSSKEFTPGMVKAVYEHLGKNGDHGFTVGITDDVTKLSVTVEENIIAEPAGTIKSKFWGYGSDGTVGACKNAIKIIGDNTDMNAQGYFVYDSKKSGGITISYLRFGKEKIRSPYLPIEFDFVALHKPEYIGRYDILDGIKEGGVFLINSPEKTSDIFSSLTEKMQKTLRDNKIKFYAINALKIAEEVGLGLRINTVMLAAFFKISGVLPEDQAIELLKKAIKKTYGLKGDKVVNMNWAAVDKTAEALVQLEIPSASGEHTEIKKLIPENAGVFEKTIIEPVMRLKGDNISVSQMTNDGVVPTATARLEKRGIAPLVPRWISDKCIQCNQCSFVCPHSVVRAKQIAPGDLKNAPANFKTVESKTKNDKSLQYRLQIYAEDCTGCGNCVNTCPVQALEFHPIEEERSAGSSANTAFFDNLPDDITDGVKETTVKGSQFRRPLFEFPGACAGCGESAYIKNVTQLFGKRMIIANATGCSSIYGGTFPTIPYCQTKEGTGPAWANSLFEDNAEYGFGMRLAVDSNRQQLLSNVKALIEKNISPELTQSLKKNVELWKNVDAEAKAAAGSTRSLLKDALKKASGGDKKIISKIIELQDYFVDKSVWCIGGDGWAYDIGYGGLDHVLASKKNINVLVLDTEVYSNTGGQSSKATQLGASAKFAISGKEIKKKDLGLIAMSYDYIYVASCSMGANKQQFLNAISEAESYDGPSLIICYSPCINHGLDMSRSVEEEKLAVECGYWPLYRFNPLIADEGKNPFKLESKDPNGKFQEFIQSEVRFSSVKKLFPDRAEELFAKAEKAMLKRYAHYKKLAEV; from the coding sequence ATCAAAAAAAACATGCAGGCTATCGACGGCAACACGGCGGCGGCGCATGTCGCCTACGCTTTCAGCGAAGTGGCGGCGATATATCCCATAACGCCCAGCACGACTATGGGGGAGCTTTCCGAACAGTGGTCAGCTCAGGGCCGCAAAAATCTTTTCGGTGAAAAGCTGAATGTAATAGAGATGCAATCTGAATCCGGGGCCGCCGGAGCCGTCCACGGTTCATTGTCCGCAGGCGCCCTGACAACAACTTTCACCGCCTCCCAGGGGCTCATGCTGATGCTGCCCAACATGCACAAAATCGCGGGTGAGCTCCTGCCTGCTGTCTTTCATGTTTCCGCCAGATCGCTCGCCTGCCAGTCGCTCTCAATATTCGGCGACCATTCCGACGTTATGTCGGCGAGGAACACCGGCTTTGCCATGCTTGCGTCCTCATCCATACAGGAAGCGATGGACCTTGCCATCGTGTGCCATCTGGCCACTCTTGAATCAAGCATTCCCTTCATGCACTTCTTTGACGGCTTCAGGACCTCTAACGAAATACAAAAAGTGGAAGTGCTGCCTTATGAACTGATGGCGGAACTGCTGGACATGCAATATATTGAAAAATTCCGCGCGAGATGTATGAATCCCAACCGGCCATACGCCAAGGTGGGAGCGGAAAACCCCGATGTCTATTTCCAGGGGAGAGAAACGGTCAACCGCTATTATGACGCTATCCCGGAAATCGTAAAAAAATACATGGTAGCGGTCGGGAAGAAAATCGGCAGAGATTACAAATTGTTTGAATACACAGGGGCGCCGGACGCCGACAAAATAATAATCGCGATGGGCTCGGGCTGCGAAACAATAGAAGAGACCGTGGAATACCTGAACAAGCGCGGAGAAAAAGTCGGCGCCGTCAAGGTGCGCCTCTACAGGCCGTTCTCCGTGAAGGATTTCGTCTCCGTCATTCCGAAGTCCGTAAAAAAAATAGCTGTTCTCGACAGAACCAAAGAGCCGGGTTCCATAGGCGAGCCCCTGTATCTTGATACTGTAGCGGCCCTTAAAGGCAAAGATATAAAAATAATCGGCGGGCGTTACGGGCTTTCCTCAAAAGAATTCACGCCGGGAATGGTGAAAGCCGTTTATGAGCACCTGGGCAAAAACGGCGATCACGGATTCACGGTGGGAATAACCGACGATGTGACAAAACTTTCAGTCACCGTGGAAGAAAACATAATAGCCGAGCCCGCCGGCACAATAAAAAGCAAATTCTGGGGTTACGGTTCCGACGGCACGGTCGGCGCCTGCAAAAACGCCATCAAGATAATCGGCGACAACACGGATATGAACGCGCAGGGTTATTTTGTTTACGACTCTAAAAAATCAGGCGGCATCACGATCTCCTATCTGCGATTCGGCAAAGAAAAAATACGCTCGCCCTACCTGCCGATAGAGTTTGATTTCGTGGCGCTCCACAAACCGGAATACATAGGCCGCTATGACATTCTGGACGGCATAAAAGAAGGAGGCGTCTTTCTTATCAATTCCCCGGAGAAGACATCGGATATCTTCTCAAGCCTCACTGAAAAAATGCAGAAAACGCTGAGGGACAATAAAATAAAATTCTATGCCATTAACGCTCTCAAGATAGCCGAAGAAGTCGGGCTGGGGCTCCGTATCAACACGGTGATGCTCGCCGCCTTCTTCAAGATATCCGGCGTGCTCCCGGAAGATCAGGCGATAGAACTCCTGAAAAAAGCCATCAAGAAAACATACGGCCTCAAAGGTGACAAAGTTGTTAACATGAACTGGGCGGCGGTTGACAAAACAGCCGAGGCCCTTGTTCAGCTTGAAATACCTTCCGCAAGCGGCGAGCACACGGAAATAAAAAAACTTATACCCGAAAACGCGGGAGTTTTTGAAAAAACGATTATTGAGCCCGTGATGAGGCTCAAAGGCGATAACATAAGCGTTTCGCAGATGACCAATGACGGCGTGGTCCCGACAGCCACCGCACGGCTTGAAAAAAGAGGGATCGCCCCGCTGGTTCCCCGCTGGATCAGCGATAAATGCATACAGTGCAATCAGTGCTCCTTCGTCTGCCCGCACTCTGTCGTAAGAGCCAAACAGATAGCTCCCGGAGATTTAAAAAATGCCCCCGCAAATTTTAAAACCGTGGAATCCAAAACAAAAAATGATAAAAGTCTCCAATACCGGCTGCAAATTTATGCCGAGGACTGCACCGGATGCGGGAATTGCGTCAACACCTGCCCCGTCCAGGCTCTTGAGTTTCATCCCATAGAGGAAGAGCGGTCGGCGGGATCTTCGGCAAACACGGCATTTTTTGACAATCTCCCCGACGATATAACTGACGGCGTAAAAGAGACAACGGTCAAAGGCAGCCAGTTCCGGAGGCCCCTGTTTGAATTCCCCGGCGCTTGCGCGGGCTGCGGTGAATCGGCTTACATAAAAAATGTCACACAGCTCTTCGGAAAAAGGATGATAATCGCAAATGCCACGGGTTGCTCGTCAATATACGGCGGCACCTTCCCAACGATCCCTTATTGTCAGACAAAAGAAGGAACAGGCCCGGCTTGGGCAAACTCGCTGTTTGAGGATAATGCCGAATACGGCTTCGGTATGAGGCTGGCCGTTGATTCCAACAGGCAGCAATTGCTTTCAAATGTTAAGGCGCTCATTGAAAAGAATATCTCGCCGGAGCTGACTCAATCCCTGAAAAAAAATGTTGAACTGTGGAAAAATGTTGACGCTGAAGCCAAGGCTGCGGCGGGCTCTACAAGATCCCTCCTCAAAGACGCTCTTAAAAAAGCTTCCGGCGGAGATAAGAAAATCATAAGCAAAATAATTGAGCTTCAGGATTATTTTGTGGATAAAAGCGTCTGGTGCATCGGAGGAGACGGTTGGGCTTATGACATCGGCTACGGCGGGCTGGACCATGTCCTCGCCTCAAAAAAGAACATAAATGTCCTTGTGCTGGATACAGAAGTCTATTCCAACACGGGCGGACAATCATCAAAAGCCACACAGCTGGGCGCCTCGGCAAAATTCGCCATATCGGGAAAAGAAATAAAGAAAAAAGACCTCGGACTCATAGCCATGTCCTACGACTACATCTATGTGGCGAGCTGTTCCATGGGAGCCAACAAACAGCAGTTTCTTAACGCTATCAGCGAAGCGGAATCCTACGACGGGCCTTCGCTGATAATCTGCTATTCGCCCTGCATAAATCACGGCCTGGATATGTCAAGATCAGTTGAGGAAGAAAAGCTGGCCGTGGAATGCGGTTACTGGCCTCTTTACCGCTTCAACCCGCTTATTGCCGACGAGGGAAAAAATCCTTTTAAGCTGGAGTCAAAAGACCCGAACGGAAAATTCCAGGAATTCATACAGAGCGAGGTGCGATTCAGTTCCGTTAAAAAACTCTTCCCCGACAGAGCCGAAGAGCTTTTCGCGAAAGCGGAGAAAGCGATGCTGAAACGCTACGCCCATTACAAAAAACTCGCTGAAGTTTAA
- a CDS encoding HEAT repeat domain-containing protein, with product MKKQLLLIIFLAVFQNLSAETAKEVFNRAVAEYIKGEKRESMSLMETALSLDGKNSEMKEFFVKMLTEYGSESFLADDYVSAQAYLTKAGNIDPDNQEIRKMLLLCRRMSERGLIAESSAAKEKELNALIKEFKQQKDKFSANFNYGLETINSLLKQSEKEREKLLSEISSAREADRVKMNQIVFAGIAVFALILLAAFYLMHAITRRFVEKREISTLEHQKKIMEEMRGFSRHSPLPPLVRNSTHETITDIDPIIREKARRIEFIEEELKTEKDPNIATTFFLPYLDDISNRVRANAAKALYPHNKKLAAATFKDMISSPNEWMRASAVWALVELAEEETVALVAALKDEKHICVLEQIKSSLGRLMKRPDVSEGLKIRAAEILKGF from the coding sequence ATGAAAAAACAATTATTGCTTATTATTTTTCTGGCTGTTTTCCAGAATCTTTCTGCAGAGACGGCAAAAGAGGTTTTTAACAGAGCCGTGGCTGAGTATATCAAAGGAGAGAAGCGGGAGAGCATGTCGCTGATGGAAACAGCTTTAAGCCTGGACGGCAAAAACAGCGAGATGAAGGAGTTTTTTGTGAAGATGCTCACGGAATACGGTTCCGAGAGCTTTCTGGCTGATGACTATGTTTCCGCTCAGGCGTATCTGACAAAGGCCGGGAATATTGATCCTGACAATCAGGAGATCAGGAAGATGCTTCTTTTGTGCCGCCGGATGTCCGAGAGGGGCCTGATAGCGGAATCTTCCGCCGCGAAAGAGAAAGAACTCAACGCGCTGATCAAAGAATTCAAACAACAGAAAGACAAATTTTCCGCGAATTTCAACTACGGCCTGGAAACGATAAACAGCCTGCTGAAACAAAGCGAAAAAGAAAGGGAGAAACTTCTCTCGGAGATCTCCTCCGCGCGCGAAGCCGATAGGGTTAAAATGAATCAGATAGTATTCGCCGGCATTGCGGTTTTTGCCCTAATACTTCTGGCGGCCTTTTACCTGATGCACGCCATCACGCGCAGATTTGTTGAGAAAAGGGAGATCTCCACGCTGGAGCATCAGAAAAAAATCATGGAAGAGATGCGCGGCTTTTCCCGGCATTCGCCTCTTCCGCCGCTCGTGAGAAATTCCACGCACGAGACAATAACGGACATAGACCCGATAATCAGGGAGAAGGCCAGAAGAATAGAATTTATCGAGGAAGAACTGAAAACTGAAAAAGACCCGAATATAGCGACGACTTTCTTTTTGCCCTACCTTGATGATATCAGCAACCGGGTGCGCGCTAATGCCGCGAAAGCCCTTTATCCCCATAACAAAAAGCTTGCTGCCGCCACATTCAAAGATATGATTTCGAGCCCGAACGAATGGATGAGGGCCAGCGCCGTGTGGGCTCTGGTGGAACTGGCCGAAGAAGAGACGGTAGCGCTGGTCGCGGCGCTTAAAGACGAGAAACATATATGCGTTCTCGAACAGATAAAATCTTCGCTGGGGAGATTAATGAAAAGGCCGGATGTTTCCGAAGGTCTTAAAATCAGGGCAGCCGAAATACTGAAAGGATTCTAA